In Megasphaera vaginalis (ex Bordigoni et al. 2020), a single genomic region encodes these proteins:
- the trpD gene encoding anthranilate phosphoribosyltransferase, translating to MIGESTVRLINHENLSIAEAGAVIDEIMEGKAMAVETAAFLTALQAKGATAEEIMACARSMRNHATPVKTPLPLLEIVGTGGDHAQSFNISSTSAFVCAAGGCYVAKHGNRAATSKSGAADVLEALGARISLAPAACLTLLKEVGFCFLFAQTYHRAMKYVAPVRRELHTPTVFNLLGPLTNPARSAYQVLGVYEEALLEPMARALRGLDVKRGMVVFGTDGLDEISPSAVTKVCEFNGDTFQTYTIEPERFGLKRGRKAEIIGGTPAENATITLSVLGGEKGTRRTAVAMNAGAGLYVSGKAATLADGIRLAGELIDSGAALERLQRFITLSHCV from the coding sequence ATGATAGGGGAAAGTACGGTACGATTGATCAATCATGAAAATTTGAGTATAGCTGAAGCCGGCGCCGTTATCGACGAGATCATGGAAGGCAAGGCGATGGCTGTGGAAACGGCGGCGTTTTTGACCGCCTTGCAGGCGAAGGGAGCCACGGCGGAAGAAATCATGGCCTGCGCCCGATCTATGCGCAATCATGCGACACCGGTAAAAACGCCGCTGCCGTTGTTGGAAATTGTCGGGACCGGCGGCGATCATGCGCAGTCTTTCAACATTTCCTCGACATCGGCCTTCGTTTGCGCCGCCGGCGGCTGCTATGTGGCTAAACACGGCAATCGGGCAGCTACCTCAAAGAGCGGCGCTGCCGATGTGTTGGAAGCGTTGGGCGCGAGAATATCACTCGCTCCGGCCGCTTGTCTGACGCTGCTTAAAGAAGTCGGCTTTTGTTTTCTTTTCGCGCAAACGTATCATCGGGCAATGAAGTATGTCGCGCCTGTACGCAGGGAACTGCATACGCCGACGGTGTTTAATTTGCTTGGACCGTTGACCAATCCCGCACGTTCCGCTTACCAGGTCCTGGGCGTGTACGAGGAAGCGCTTCTGGAACCGATGGCGCGCGCTTTGCGGGGCTTGGATGTCAAACGGGGCATGGTAGTTTTCGGGACAGACGGGCTGGATGAGATCTCGCCTTCGGCGGTGACGAAGGTTTGCGAATTCAATGGCGATACATTTCAGACGTATACGATCGAGCCGGAACGGTTTGGATTAAAGCGGGGACGGAAAGCGGAAATTATCGGCGGTACACCGGCGGAAAATGCGACAATTACGTTGTCCGTTCTGGGCGGAGAAAAGGGGACGCGCCGTACGGCCGTGGCAATGAACGCCGGGGCCGGCCTTTATGTCAGCGGCAAGGCGGCGACGCTGGCCGACGGAATCCGTTTGGCCGGCGAACTGATCGACAGCGGCGCGGCATTGGAACGGCTGCAACGGTTCATCACCTTAAGCCACTGCGTTTGA
- a CDS encoding anthranilate synthase component II has protein sequence MIVLIDNYDSFSYNVYQLLGQFDEDIAVIRNDAESVAALAARKPDHIVLSPGPGRPAAAGICEEVVHHFCGKVPILGICLGHQAICEAFGGTVTYAGTLMHGKQSVARILREEPLFHGLGPEMDVGRYHSLQAERMTLPPELEILAETAAGEIMAVGHKKAPVYGVQFHPESILTPQGPLLIRNFLNQA, from the coding sequence ATGATCGTGCTCATTGATAATTACGACAGCTTTTCATACAACGTTTATCAGCTTTTGGGACAATTCGACGAGGACATCGCCGTTATCCGCAATGACGCCGAGTCCGTCGCCGCGTTGGCGGCGCGAAAACCGGATCACATCGTCCTTTCGCCAGGTCCGGGACGGCCTGCCGCGGCGGGTATCTGTGAAGAGGTAGTTCACCACTTCTGCGGAAAGGTGCCGATTCTCGGCATTTGTCTGGGACATCAGGCTATTTGCGAAGCGTTCGGCGGCACCGTGACTTATGCAGGAACCTTGATGCACGGCAAACAGTCTGTGGCCAGGATCTTGCGCGAAGAACCGTTATTCCATGGACTCGGGCCGGAAATGGATGTCGGCCGATATCATTCGTTGCAGGCCGAACGGATGACGCTGCCGCCGGAGTTGGAAATTTTAGCGGAGACGGCGGCAGGAGAGATCATGGCTGTCGGTCATAAAAAAGCGCCTGTTTACGGAGTGCAGTTCCACCCCGAATCCATATTGACGCCGCAGGGACCGTTGCTGATACGGAATTTTTTGAACCAGGCATAA
- a CDS encoding M48 family metallopeptidase — protein MKTPGKKVKTSLLACLIAVSCGAAVVPSTTAEAFSLGNLGTIGTLINAGAEYIYLDQQLRYLDNEGRDDFMKQIKKKYGVSTDERANAMLTRIVTNLSASIAQTDPSITKKPYNYFVNEDKDFNAFCTIGHNLSVNIGLFEPLNYNENEIAFIVAHEMGHGQKGHPISGIKKTMPISLIASIAGANGGAAEVGSAILSQIGTAKLITKPMEIEADALAFTYAVNAGYNIGGGAAVWQRVLDHADGKTKSSGVMELFNDHPTNINRLKTYSEDITKWSNGVVKVNGDSGMISLHDKDWYKPETIDSMSGKERAYLIAGNLSAVYHNDKTTTEKAYRGEDNILYVGKQPIMDLAPEKAPEEVTASLQKLL, from the coding sequence ATGAAAACACCGGGAAAGAAAGTGAAAACGTCCCTTTTGGCCTGTCTTATTGCCGTCAGCTGCGGCGCCGCCGTTGTCCCGTCGACAACAGCCGAAGCCTTCAGCCTCGGAAATCTCGGTACCATCGGCACCTTGATTAATGCCGGCGCCGAATATATTTATCTCGACCAACAGTTACGTTATCTGGATAATGAAGGACGCGACGATTTTATGAAGCAGATCAAAAAAAAATACGGCGTCAGCACCGATGAGCGCGCCAATGCCATGCTGACCCGGATCGTGACCAATCTCTCCGCTTCCATTGCCCAGACGGATCCGTCAATTACGAAAAAGCCGTACAACTATTTTGTCAACGAGGACAAGGACTTCAACGCGTTCTGTACCATAGGCCACAACTTAAGCGTCAATATCGGACTCTTCGAGCCGTTGAATTATAATGAAAATGAAATTGCCTTCATCGTCGCCCACGAAATGGGACACGGTCAAAAAGGACACCCCATCAGCGGGATCAAAAAAACGATGCCGATTTCTCTCATCGCTTCCATTGCCGGCGCCAACGGCGGCGCTGCCGAAGTCGGATCAGCCATCCTCTCCCAAATCGGTACGGCCAAACTCATCACAAAGCCGATGGAAATAGAGGCTGACGCACTCGCCTTCACCTACGCCGTCAACGCCGGTTATAATATCGGCGGCGGCGCCGCCGTATGGCAGCGCGTCCTCGATCACGCCGACGGCAAGACGAAGAGTAGCGGGGTAATGGAACTGTTTAACGACCATCCGACAAATATCAACCGCCTGAAGACCTACAGCGAAGACATTACGAAATGGAGCAACGGCGTTGTCAAGGTTAACGGAGACAGCGGTATGATTTCGCTGCACGACAAGGATTGGTACAAACCGGAAACGATTGATTCCATGTCGGGAAAAGAACGGGCGTATTTAATCGCCGGCAATTTGTCCGCCGTGTACCACAACGATAAAACAACGACAGAAAAAGCCTACAGAGGCGAAGACAATATCCTTTACGTCGGCAAACAGCCGATCATGGATCTGGCGCCGGAAAAGGCCCCCGAAGAAGTTACGGCATCTTTACAGAAACTGCTGTAA
- a CDS encoding MBL fold metallo-hydrolase produces MIKRLFFHPHIYQIEVNLPDNPLRYLNAYVIKGETRNLIVDTGFNRPECRRDLFGALAELDIDLRRSDLFLTHLHADHTGLVGDFAAAGSTIYMHAVDYTYLQDSKDGSTWRFTEENFMREGMPEADIKLQFSNHARLYSPDPNFTAHFVEDGDRLQLAGTEVQVIHTPGHTKGLCCLYLPQEKIFFTSDHILFDITPNIQVWSNMKDSLAQYLHSLDKVRNLPVRLVLPGHRKGRTSIVERIAELHDHHRRRLLEVEGILRRYGRLSAFAIAPHMTWSMRGKQWPAFPPTQKWFALGETLAHLEYLCSRQRISYTVESGVKQYALIADRSPRDEA; encoded by the coding sequence ATGATTAAACGACTTTTTTTTCATCCCCATATCTATCAGATTGAAGTGAATCTGCCGGACAATCCGCTGCGGTATCTGAACGCCTATGTCATTAAAGGTGAAACGCGAAACTTGATCGTTGATACGGGATTCAACAGACCTGAATGCCGGCGCGATCTTTTCGGCGCCTTGGCTGAATTGGATATCGATCTGCGCCGGTCGGATCTGTTTTTGACGCACCTTCATGCCGATCATACCGGTTTGGTCGGTGATTTTGCGGCTGCCGGCAGCACTATCTATATGCACGCCGTCGATTACACGTATTTGCAGGATTCAAAAGACGGCTCTACGTGGCGCTTTACAGAAGAAAATTTCATGCGTGAAGGCATGCCGGAGGCGGATATTAAATTGCAATTTTCCAATCATGCCCGGCTTTATTCGCCTGATCCGAATTTCACGGCTCATTTTGTCGAAGACGGCGACCGCCTGCAACTGGCTGGAACGGAAGTGCAAGTCATTCATACGCCGGGCCATACGAAAGGGCTCTGCTGTCTGTATTTGCCGCAGGAGAAAATCTTTTTTACGAGCGATCACATCCTTTTTGATATTACGCCGAATATTCAGGTCTGGTCCAACATGAAGGATTCGCTGGCGCAATATCTGCACAGCCTTGATAAGGTGCGGAATCTTCCGGTTCGCCTTGTACTGCCGGGTCACCGCAAGGGGCGGACCTCCATTGTCGAGCGGATTGCCGAGCTTCACGACCACCATCGGCGGCGGCTGTTGGAAGTGGAGGGGATTTTGCGACGATACGGTCGTCTTTCCGCATTTGCCATAGCGCCGCATATGACTTGGTCCATGCGCGGGAAACAATGGCCTGCTTTTCCGCCGACACAGAAGTGGTTCGCCTTAGGTGAAACGTTGGCGCATCTGGAATACCTGTGCAGCCGTCAACGTATTTCGTACACGGTGGAGAGCGGAGTCAAACAGTATGCGTTAATTGCTGATCGGTCCCCGCGAGATGAGGCTTGA
- the trpC gene encoding indole-3-glycerol phosphate synthase TrpC, whose amino-acid sequence MILDDLKTAALHNVAADRAIVSAEVMKARALSLPTQRDFPFQKAIAQPGMSFICEVKKASPSKGVIAEEFPYRSIAAAYEAAGAAAVSVLTEREYFQGSTTHLWEIAAAVSIPVLRKDVIVDAYQIYEAKACGASAILLICAVLCDDELQPFHELATALGLSVLVEAHDEAEIDRALACGATIIGVNNRNLRDFSVSLDTSLILRKRVPPSVLFVAESGIKTRADVQRLEAAGADAVLIGETLMRSRDKKRDLAMLAGREGV is encoded by the coding sequence ATGATTTTGGATGATTTGAAGACAGCGGCCTTACATAATGTTGCCGCCGATCGGGCGATTGTTTCAGCGGAAGTGATGAAAGCGCGGGCCTTGTCGCTTCCCACGCAACGGGACTTCCCCTTTCAGAAAGCCATAGCGCAGCCGGGCATGTCCTTTATTTGTGAAGTAAAGAAGGCTTCGCCTTCAAAGGGCGTTATTGCCGAAGAATTTCCCTATCGCTCTATTGCGGCGGCGTATGAGGCGGCCGGTGCTGCCGCCGTTTCTGTCCTTACAGAGCGAGAGTACTTTCAAGGCTCGACGACGCATTTGTGGGAAATCGCCGCCGCCGTTTCCATTCCGGTATTGCGAAAAGACGTTATCGTCGATGCCTATCAGATATATGAGGCCAAGGCCTGCGGCGCGTCTGCCATCCTCTTGATCTGCGCCGTTCTTTGTGACGATGAACTGCAGCCATTTCATGAGCTGGCAACGGCGTTGGGACTGTCTGTTCTCGTCGAAGCGCATGATGAAGCGGAAATTGATCGGGCATTAGCCTGCGGCGCAACTATTATCGGTGTCAATAATCGGAATTTGAGAGATTTTAGCGTATCCCTTGACACCAGTCTGATATTGCGTAAGCGCGTGCCGCCGTCCGTGCTTTTTGTCGCCGAAAGCGGTATCAAGACGCGGGCTGATGTGCAACGCCTGGAAGCTGCCGGTGCCGACGCCGTCTTGATTGGAGAAACGCTGATGCGTAGTCGGGACAAAAAACGTGACCTGGCCATGTTGGCAGGCAGGGAGGGGGTATGA
- the trpE gene encoding anthranilate synthase component I has translation METMSLNEILQYRKSYDIVPVAATLYADTCTPVEALCRLRGESKRCCLLESMEDATRWGRYTFIGVAPSMEMRCKDGVIQIKDAGGVTETREDPVAVLQTVLQHYRAPRLANLPPFTGGFTGYFSYDYVACSERSLQLHGEDEGGFADFELMLFDKVVAFDHWRQQIVLIVNIRLDEAEKNYSQALRELADMARALRRGRSVYPASLRLQTSFQPLFTKDEYCAMVRRGKHYIKEGEIFQVVLSNRVKARAKGSLFDAYRVLRTLNPSPYLFYLCSETVEIAGSSPETLIRLTDGALSTFPLAGTRRRGRTPREDEALAAELVRDPKELAEHNMLVDLGRNDLGRISKFGTVHVETYLDILRFSHVMHLGSTVTGEIGDGKTAIDAIGAVLPAGTLSGAPKIRACQIIDELEDCKRGIYGGAVGYIDFTGNMDMAIAIRLAYKKDDIVYVRAGAGIVADSRPEAEYQECVHKAQAIVTALETANGGIDR, from the coding sequence ATGGAAACGATGTCGTTGAATGAGATTCTTCAATATCGTAAGTCGTACGATATTGTGCCGGTTGCGGCGACCTTGTATGCCGATACCTGCACGCCGGTAGAGGCGTTATGCAGATTGCGAGGGGAAAGTAAACGCTGTTGCCTGCTGGAAAGCATGGAGGATGCTACGCGTTGGGGGCGGTATACGTTCATTGGCGTTGCGCCGTCAATGGAGATGCGTTGCAAAGACGGCGTCATACAGATAAAGGATGCAGGTGGCGTTACGGAGACGAGAGAGGACCCTGTGGCGGTGTTGCAGACGGTTTTACAACATTACCGAGCGCCGCGATTGGCGAATCTTCCGCCCTTTACAGGCGGCTTTACGGGCTACTTTTCCTATGATTATGTCGCTTGCAGTGAAAGGTCGTTGCAGTTGCATGGTGAGGATGAAGGCGGGTTCGCCGATTTCGAGCTGATGCTGTTTGATAAGGTCGTTGCTTTTGATCATTGGCGACAACAGATCGTCTTGATTGTCAATATTCGTCTCGACGAGGCTGAAAAAAATTACTCGCAGGCGTTGAGGGAATTGGCAGATATGGCGCGTGCGCTGCGGCGCGGCAGAAGCGTATATCCTGCGTCGTTACGGCTGCAGACATCGTTTCAGCCTCTTTTTACAAAAGACGAATACTGTGCAATGGTACGAAGAGGAAAACACTATATCAAAGAAGGGGAGATTTTCCAAGTTGTTCTTTCCAACCGGGTGAAGGCGAGAGCGAAAGGCAGTCTTTTTGATGCCTATCGCGTTTTGCGAACGTTGAATCCGTCGCCGTATCTGTTTTACCTGTGCAGCGAGACGGTAGAAATAGCCGGATCCTCACCGGAAACGCTGATTCGTCTGACAGATGGCGCGCTGTCCACATTTCCGCTGGCAGGCACGCGTCGCCGCGGCCGGACGCCGCGTGAAGACGAAGCGTTGGCGGCAGAACTTGTGCGCGATCCGAAGGAATTGGCCGAACATAACATGTTGGTCGATCTGGGGCGCAATGATCTGGGACGTATCAGTAAGTTCGGCACCGTTCACGTCGAAACATATCTTGATATTCTCCGTTTTTCTCATGTCATGCATCTTGGCTCTACCGTCACCGGCGAGATAGGCGACGGCAAGACGGCAATCGACGCGATCGGCGCCGTTCTGCCGGCAGGAACCTTGTCGGGCGCTCCGAAGATCAGGGCTTGCCAGATTATTGACGAGTTGGAAGACTGCAAGCGCGGAATTTACGGTGGCGCCGTCGGATATATCGACTTTACGGGAAATATGGATATGGCTATTGCCATTCGGTTGGCTTATAAAAAGGATGACATCGTTTATGTTCGCGCCGGCGCCGGTATCGTGGCCGACAGTCGGCCGGAAGCGGAATATCAGGAATGCGTGCATAAGGCGCAGGCCATCGTGACGGCATTGGAAACGGCGAACGGAGGGATCGACAGATGA
- a CDS encoding phosphoribosylanthranilate isomerase has translation MKIKLCGLTRPCDVAWANETRPDFAGFVFAGVKRRISPQLAGILRRQLHVSIAAVGVFADAAAAEIAALVRDGTIQWVQLHGHEDEKYIENLRRLTDAPLIQAFAVNSPVDLRRAQASSADYILLDSGSGGTGRPFDWSLLPSLERPFFLAGGISLHNVREAVRRRPFAVDVSSGIERDGHKSRTKMKEFMAFARAAARQEGL, from the coding sequence ATGAAGATCAAACTGTGCGGATTGACAAGACCTTGTGATGTTGCTTGGGCAAACGAAACGCGGCCTGATTTTGCCGGCTTTGTTTTTGCCGGCGTGAAACGGCGTATTTCACCGCAGTTGGCGGGAATTCTGCGGCGACAGCTGCATGTATCCATTGCCGCTGTCGGCGTTTTCGCCGATGCCGCCGCAGCGGAGATCGCCGCTCTCGTGCGGGACGGAACGATTCAATGGGTACAGTTGCACGGCCATGAAGATGAAAAGTACATCGAGAATTTGCGCCGTTTAACGGATGCGCCGCTAATACAAGCGTTCGCTGTCAACTCACCTGTGGATTTGCGGCGGGCACAAGCCAGTTCGGCAGACTATATTCTGCTTGACAGCGGTAGCGGCGGTACGGGGCGACCCTTTGACTGGTCGCTGTTACCGTCTTTGGAACGGCCTTTTTTCTTAGCTGGCGGTATTTCTTTACATAACGTGCGGGAGGCGGTTCGACGCAGGCCCTTTGCTGTCGATGTGAGCAGCGGCATCGAAAGAGACGGGCATAAAAGCAGAACAAAAATGAAAGAATTTATGGCGTTTGCCAGAGCGGCGGCGCGGCAGGAGGGACTATAA
- the trpA gene encoding tryptophan synthase subunit alpha yields MSKIGNAFKSGKAFIPYLTAGDPSVEKSCEFILEMERAGADLVEIGIPFSDPIAEGPVIQAANIRALSVHTDLGQVFRLVRMVREKSQIPLVFLTYVNPIFRYGAEDFFSACADVGVDGVIVPDMPYEERGECATAAAAYGIDIISMIAPTSRERIKTIASVGSGFLYVVSSLGVTGMRSDIKTGIDDMIKTIRNVTDVPAAVGFGINTPEQATALAKLADGVIVGSAVVRIIAVHGEAAGPYLYEYVRSMKEAVLRA; encoded by the coding sequence ATGAGTAAGATCGGAAACGCATTTAAAAGCGGGAAAGCCTTTATTCCGTACTTGACAGCGGGAGATCCTTCCGTTGAAAAAAGTTGTGAATTTATTCTGGAAATGGAGAGAGCCGGCGCCGACTTGGTGGAAATAGGCATTCCCTTTTCCGATCCCATTGCCGAAGGCCCTGTTATCCAAGCGGCCAATATCCGCGCTCTTTCTGTTCACACCGATTTGGGGCAAGTCTTTCGTCTGGTTCGCATGGTTCGGGAAAAATCACAAATACCGCTCGTTTTTCTGACATACGTCAACCCGATTTTTCGCTATGGTGCAGAGGACTTTTTTTCGGCGTGCGCAGACGTCGGCGTCGACGGCGTTATCGTTCCCGATATGCCTTATGAAGAGCGGGGAGAATGTGCAACTGCCGCGGCGGCGTATGGGATCGATATCATTTCCATGATCGCGCCGACTTCCCGTGAACGAATCAAAACGATTGCTTCTGTCGGCAGCGGATTTCTGTATGTCGTTTCCTCCCTTGGCGTTACGGGCATGCGCAGTGATATAAAAACGGGTATCGACGATATGATCAAAACGATACGCAATGTAACGGATGTGCCGGCTGCCGTCGGTTTCGGCATCAATACGCCGGAGCAGGCGACAGCCCTGGCGAAGCTGGCTGACGGTGTTATCGTCGGCAGCGCTGTCGTCCGGATTATTGCTGTACACGGAGAAGCGGCGGGCCCGTACCTTTACGAGTACGTTCGATCCATGAAAGAAGCCGTTTTGCGGGCATAA
- the trpB gene encoding tryptophan synthase subunit beta, with protein sequence MKTGRYGSFGGQYIPETLMNEIHRLEREYAYYKNDPTFQSELKNLFTSYANRPSLLYYAEKMTKDLGGAKIYLKREDLNHTGAHKINNALGQCLLAKKMGKTRVIAETGAGQHGVATATAAAFLGLECEIFMGEEDTVRQALNVYRMELLGATVHAVTTGTKVLKDAVNEAMREWVSRVDDTHYVIGSTMGPHPFPMMVRDFQSVISEEARQQILEREGKLPTVVMACVGGGSNAMGMFYHFIADQDVRLIGCEAAGKGIDTKLHAATMAKGTVGIFHGMKSLFCQNEEGQIDEVYSLSAGLDYPGIGPEHAYLKETGRASYIPVKDDEAVAAFEYLAKTEGIICAIESAHAVYGAMQEAPKLKKDDVLIVCVSGRGDKDVAAIARYKGRDLHE encoded by the coding sequence ATGAAAACAGGAAGATACGGATCTTTTGGCGGCCAGTATATACCGGAAACGTTAATGAACGAGATCCATCGCTTGGAAAGAGAATACGCGTATTATAAAAACGATCCGACCTTTCAGTCGGAGTTGAAGAACTTGTTTACGTCTTATGCGAACAGGCCGTCATTACTGTATTACGCCGAAAAGATGACGAAGGATCTGGGCGGCGCCAAGATTTATCTGAAACGGGAGGATCTGAACCACACGGGAGCGCATAAAATAAACAACGCCCTCGGCCAATGCCTGTTGGCAAAGAAGATGGGAAAGACCCGCGTCATTGCCGAGACCGGCGCCGGCCAGCACGGGGTCGCGACGGCAACGGCAGCGGCCTTTCTCGGGTTGGAATGTGAGATCTTCATGGGAGAAGAGGACACGGTCCGCCAGGCGTTGAACGTGTACCGCATGGAACTTCTCGGCGCCACCGTTCACGCCGTTACGACGGGAACAAAAGTGCTCAAAGACGCTGTCAACGAAGCTATGCGTGAGTGGGTCAGCCGTGTGGACGATACGCATTACGTCATCGGATCCACGATGGGCCCCCATCCGTTTCCGATGATGGTCCGCGATTTTCAATCCGTCATCAGTGAGGAAGCGCGGCAGCAGATTCTGGAACGGGAAGGAAAATTGCCGACTGTCGTCATGGCCTGCGTCGGCGGCGGCAGTAATGCGATGGGGATGTTTTACCATTTTATCGCCGATCAAGATGTGCGACTTATCGGTTGTGAAGCAGCCGGTAAAGGAATTGACACAAAATTACATGCGGCGACGATGGCAAAAGGAACAGTCGGGATCTTTCATGGCATGAAATCTCTCTTTTGCCAGAATGAAGAGGGACAGATTGACGAAGTTTATTCTCTTTCCGCCGGCCTTGACTATCCGGGTATCGGGCCGGAACATGCGTATCTTAAGGAAACGGGACGCGCGTCGTACATACCGGTAAAGGATGATGAAGCTGTTGCGGCTTTTGAATATTTAGCGAAAACGGAAGGGATCATCTGTGCCATCGAAAGTGCTCATGCCGTCTACGGCGCCATGCAGGAGGCGCCGAAATTGAAAAAAGATGATGTGCTGATCGTTTGCGTTTCCGGGCGCGGCGATAAAGATGTTGCGGCTATTGCACGCTATAAAGGGAGGGATTTGCATGAGTAA
- a CDS encoding cupin domain-containing protein, producing METIRVDHASGGKGYILKKPLLNEQQLNGKCRLYAEVTIPPDCSLGYHEHHGESETYYILSGTGEYDDNGTKRTVTTGDVTFTPDNFGHGIVNIGTDNLVFMALIIVD from the coding sequence ATGGAAACGATCAGAGTAGACCATGCATCGGGCGGTAAAGGGTATATTTTAAAAAAGCCGCTCCTCAATGAGCAACAGCTCAACGGCAAATGTCGCTTATACGCCGAAGTCACCATCCCGCCGGACTGTTCCTTAGGGTATCATGAACATCACGGCGAAAGTGAAACGTACTATATTCTTTCCGGTACGGGAGAATATGACGATAACGGCACTAAGCGAACCGTTACGACAGGAGACGTAACCTTCACGCCCGATAATTTCGGACACGGCATTGTCAATATCGGTACGGATAATCTGGTTTTCATGGCATTGATCATCGTAGACTGA
- a CDS encoding pyridoxal phosphate-dependent aminotransferase, protein MKWDQKVAKNVQDMKPSGIRKFFDIAAQVKGVLSLSIGEPDFAAPDKVLNAMKASLDAKDTSYTANAGMLELRQAIADYFAAHYGVTYDPQDEILVTVGVSEALTMALISLVEPGDEVIIPDPAYVAYPAAVEMAHGKAVFVPTYPEDDFKLTVENLEKVVTPKTKALVIGYPNNPTGTVMTAEELMPIAKFVEEHDLVVLSDEIYCELVYGDTKFTSFAKLPGMRERTIVFNGFSKAWAMTGMRLGYVCAPREGLAAITKLHQYAIMCANTQAQQGGITALRDCDEEVQAMRQEYDSRRKVIYEGLKKIGLNVFEPKGAFYIFPDIRSTGMTSAEFCERLVKEEKVAVVPGSAFGASGEGFIRISYAASMETIKEALNRMERFVQRNKK, encoded by the coding sequence ATGAAGTGGGATCAGAAAGTAGCAAAAAATGTACAGGATATGAAACCGTCGGGAATTCGTAAATTCTTTGATATTGCCGCGCAGGTGAAAGGCGTTTTGTCGTTAAGTATCGGGGAGCCTGATTTTGCCGCGCCTGATAAGGTTTTGAATGCTATGAAGGCCAGCTTGGATGCCAAGGATACGAGTTATACGGCTAATGCAGGCATGCTGGAACTGCGGCAGGCTATTGCCGATTACTTTGCCGCTCATTACGGTGTGACTTACGATCCGCAAGATGAAATCCTCGTTACCGTCGGCGTATCGGAAGCGCTGACTATGGCGCTGATTTCCCTGGTTGAGCCCGGAGATGAAGTCATTATTCCGGACCCGGCTTATGTTGCCTATCCGGCAGCCGTTGAAATGGCTCACGGCAAAGCCGTGTTCGTGCCGACCTATCCGGAAGACGACTTCAAGCTGACCGTGGAAAATCTGGAAAAAGTCGTTACGCCGAAGACGAAAGCACTGGTTATCGGCTATCCGAACAACCCGACCGGTACGGTAATGACGGCGGAAGAACTGATGCCGATTGCCAAGTTTGTAGAAGAACACGATCTCGTTGTTCTGAGCGATGAAATTTACTGTGAATTGGTATACGGTGATACGAAGTTCACCTCCTTCGCCAAATTACCGGGCATGCGGGAACGGACGATCGTTTTCAACGGCTTCTCCAAGGCATGGGCCATGACCGGCATGCGCCTCGGTTATGTCTGCGCGCCGCGGGAAGGATTGGCGGCTATTACGAAGCTGCATCAATATGCCATCATGTGTGCCAATACGCAGGCGCAGCAAGGCGGGATTACGGCGTTGCGGGATTGTGACGAAGAAGTTCAAGCCATGCGTCAGGAATATGACAGCCGTCGTAAGGTTATCTATGAAGGCTTGAAAAAGATAGGCCTGAACGTCTTTGAACCGAAAGGCGCTTTCTATATTTTCCCCGATATCCGCAGTACAGGCATGACTTCGGCGGAATTTTGTGAACGTCTTGTCAAGGAAGAAAAAGTGGCTGTCGTGCCGGGATCGGCCTTCGGCGCCAGTGGCGAAGGCTTTATCCGTATTTCCTATGCCGCTTCGATGGAAACGATCAAAGAAGCGTTGAATCGGATGGAACGGTTTGTCCAAAGGAATAAGAAATAA